In Ruminiclostridium josui JCM 17888, the genomic window AATCTTCGCGTATTTCTTTTGAAGTCATTACTTCAAAAGGTAGTTGTTTATACACCTTACCAAGTATTTCAACGGATTGTGCTTCCATTTCAATTGTTCCTGTAGGTATTTTAGGATTATATGTTTCTTCGTCGCGTATTTCAATTTTGCCCTCAACGCATATACAGTCTTCCTTGTTGATTCCGGTTAGAAGGTTTTTGTCTCGTAATACAACCTGCATTACGCCATACATATCTCTTAAATCTATGAAGGATACTCCTCCATGATCTCTGATGTTCTCAACCCATCCTGCTATTTTTAATTCACAGCCAACATCACTTTCGCTGATTTTGTCCAATGTCCTGTTACGATAAATGTTTGATGTGTTCATAAGTATTCTCCTTTTATAAATATTTGAGCATAAAAAAATGCTCATCCAAAACTATAAAGTTCAGGACGAACACATAATGTCCGCGGTACCACCTGAATTACTGACTAACAGTCACTCAACGGTTCAAAAAACCTTGCTGTTTTTCGCACAGCTTACGGCTCACCTACTTATCACACAATATTTCTTTGTATGATGTTCAGATTGCAGCTGATAAAGTGTTATTCACGCAAATTCACTTTATGGGGTTCTCACTATCTCCCACTCACTGAGAACGATAAGTTGCGTTACTTCTCTTCGTCATCGCCATTTAATTCAATTATAATTCTTGTGTTTTTATGCAGGCATCGACTTTATGCCAAATATTATCACATCCTTTCATTATATAAAAAAAGAACCACATGTAAATTTATCCCAAAATTTACCAATGTGATTCTTATTATTACAGTATCACATAGGTACAAGTCTTAGCACTTGCACCTATGATTTTCTTCTCATAGCTACAAGTGCTAAATATTGTACCCATTATTCAGTTTTATAAACTGAACCTTCAACATATTAACTCCTGCCTTTTTAGTTTATAATAATTTAGTATGTCATATTCAAGTGTATATGTCAAGAAAAATATTCATTTTTCCAAATAGTGTTTATAAATCGTAATTCGGCGTCAAATAAGGTAATTAAGCAAAATTATACAGGGCAGACCAACTAGGCGGTCTGCCCTGTATAAAAATAATATGTAAGGTGATTATAGAGTTTTTATTATACCTAATAGATATTGCTTTAATACTGCAAAATCCATTGCATCAACAGTACCGTCACCATTTGTATCTGCCGCTTCCAAATTAGGCAATGTACTTGTCTTACCTAGGAGATAAGACTTAAGTAATGCAAAGTCAACAGAATCAATAGTGCCATCTTCGTTAATATCGCCACGTGTTACTTCAGGGGCTGTAGGTGCACCCCAAATCTTGAAGTTTCCGCTTACATGAAGCATTCCAAGCATGTAGAGCATTCCATCGTAATAACGATATTGACCTGATGGAACAGCAGTATTCCATAATTCATCAACAAAAGGCTTAGCAGTCGCTGCATCTGAAGCCAAAGCTGATACGGCATTCATAGCTACCAATCCCGGAGAATGGTCACTGCTTAGCTTTGAACCTGATAATGTATATTGGTTACCGTAAGATGACAACCCTTGGTTTTTGAAGAAATTCTGAATTTTAGGCGCGAATGTAGTTGCTGGCCAGCTGTCTTTTTGCCACCAAGCATAGTCTACACAAGCATTTTGAATAACTCTCCATGCATCAAATCTAAAATCTCCATGACCTGAACTCCATGAAACTTCTTTTGCTGAACCATCAAAGTTTGCATAGTCAGGATTCAGTCCTGTTGTTGGATGAGTAGACTTTTTAAAGAATTCTCTACTCGTTGCAGCTACTTTACTCCAAGTAGCTCTATCTCTTTCTGGTCCCCACATTGCCCATAATTCATAAAATGCTGGGAGATGATAGGATGGATCTGTAAAATCATAATTTCCTGCGCTTGGGCAGAATACAACCTGATTTGCGTTTTTATTGATCATATTATATCCAACACCGTCATCTGACTGGTGAAGCATTGCATCCAATATAGTCTGTGCTTCTGCTTCGTAGTTGAATATACCTGTTCCGTTCCCCCATCTGCGTGCAGCAAAGAGGAGAGCCATAGCAAAGTATTCATCTCCGTCTGAAGCAGGAGTGCTATCTATTATACCGCCATCATAGTTACACTGCCATGCAAAAAATCCCTTAAATTGGCCGGAGGTTTGATACATGTGGTTTCTAGCCCATTTCCACAGCATATCAAATTCCTTCTGTTTGTCCATTTGAACACAAATCATCATACCATATGACATACCTTCTGAACGTACGTCACCGTTTCCAGTATCTCTTATGTATGCCTCGCCGTTTCCTGTTTCATAAAATAGCCTTTGATTGTTTGTGTCTCCTTTGAAAAACTTATCGAACATAGTATCAAGTTTGTCTTTTACCTGAGCCTCTGTCCTTCCTGTCTCAACAAAGATGTTCCTGTAGTTTCCGGTGGCATAATATCCGCCTGTTTCTGCACTTGCTATATTTATTGGTATAATTGAAACAATCATAGCCAAAACAAGCAAGCAAGAAAAAAACTTTTTCATTTTACTTTCCTCCCCTAATAGAAAAAATTTTGTATATAGTGTTAATCCAGGTTTTAGCCCGAACAACCTTAATACCTTTTTGAAAAGCATTTTATAAACAGCGCATGATTTAACCTATTAAACCCTTCATAAGTTTAGCATATAAAACCTATACTGTCAAATTATGATAAATTTTGAACTTGTTTACATAATCGTTGTTCTAAAAAAATAAAAGCCCTTGCAAACAGTTAGAAAACCTTACAAGAGACTTAACATAATTAAATTTAGCTTTTATTGTATACTATTGTAATCACTTTTTTAGAAATCGTTTCGATAATCTTCCACAAAAAAATGCAGCATTTGCATAATGACTTAATTTTTTTACGAGTATCAAGCTGCACCCAAAATAGACAGTATAAAACCGCACTTTCATTTACGAATAATGCGGTAACATAAAGATTCTCGATATGTATATTAGCAATTCTGCCTTAGTTCACAAGCTTTCATTTTAATCAAATATTTCATCATATTATCATCATCGCTTTGGTTATATACATATCCAAAGTGTTTTCCGACCTCAGAAGCAACAGTACGAAAAAGTTCACAGGCTGTGAAAATAGCCGTCCAAAGCATTTCATAATTTGAATAGGTATTAGTATATAACTGGTAAAGCTCTTTCGGTAAATACATTTTAAAATATTTTCCCCACATTCCTACAGAAACTGAAAATTCTGTTTTTGTGCCGATATACCACTCAATCATTCTATCAAGCTCTTTGTGAACTATTTCGTTATACATTCTCATAGCATAAGAAAATTGGTCTCGTACAATGCCCTTTGCCACATTATTAAGGCACCACCAAAATTCATTGCAGCAGGCATCATATTTGGATTTGTTAGGTTTTTGAATCCAATAGCCTTTATCATTTGCCGGAGGTATTTGCGGTAAAATATTATCCTTATCTAAAAGCGGAACAGTTAAACTGTCTGTTGTATATTCTTTATACATTTCTTCTTTGATTTGAATATGTAAATCAATACGATTGCCGTCTTTAAATAGCATCAACCAACAATAAGAACGACTATAATTCCTATTTTCTCCCCAACCAAAATCGTTGGAATCAGGTTCCTGTACCATTGCGATTTCCCCAAAAACCGAAATCCAACTCTTATCTATCAAAAACGATTCAGTTTCAGTTACAACATAAACAATATCATAATCTTGATATTTATCCTTTTTTATATTGGGATTTGCCCTTGAGCCATTCATATAAACTGCTCGAATACGCTGGTCAGCTTTCGCAACATCTAATATTAAATCAAACATTTCCTGCTCTGTTCGCATGTTTTCACCTCAGTAAAAATCTTAAATACTATAGATGCATAAATTATTTAACTCTATTTTCCCAATATATAAGCTCACTATCTCTATTGATTTCAATCATTCCACACTTTTTCAATAATTTAATCGAACCTATGTTATCAATTAAGCAATCAGCCTTAATAACCTTTACTTTGTTTTTTTGTGAAGCCCACTCTATCAGTGAACTTGCTGCTTCATACCCATAACCCTTTTGCTGCTCTTCTTTTATAAAACCAAACCCTATTTCAATTTCTCCATTTTCATTCGGCGCGCCTTTAAAACCGGCATCGCCTATAACAGTCATATCTTCTTTTTTTACAATCATCCATACATAAAACCCGTCAGTCTCATTTTTCTTCATTCTGTCTTTTATGAAATGTAAAATATCTAAAGTATCTTGAAGTGGCCACTTGCCATTAAATTTAACACCTAGCTTTTCATACTCCTCAGTACTACCGCTTAAAACTGTACATACCATTGAATGTGTCATAGGCATAATAATAAGTCTTTCTGTTTCAATATTGTGTGCTACCATTATTTTTTCTCCTTGTAATATATCGTAAATTAATTTTTAACATTTGATACCAATCATTACGAAAGTTTATATCAGGGACAGCACACCGGATATAAACACCTGGTTTTAAATACTTATACCAGTTTATTGCTGCTAATATTCCTTCTTCATATGTTAAGTGTTCCCATGCATGTTCTGCCAACATAGCATCTATACTTTCTTCTGAAAATAATTTATTCCAATCATCTATAGAAAGCTGCCATATCTTCCCTGAGGTTTATAAAGTTTTAGTAAAATAATAGCGGCTTCCTGTGATAGGGAAGCTCTCAAGTGTAAATACTTCCTTGTAACCATGCTTTTTATAAAATTCAGGTGCTTGAAAACTAAAAGTATCCAAAAATGAATACTTGCAACCTCTCTCTCTTGCTGTTTGTTCTGCCTTATTTAAAATATTGCTTCCAATATTGCATCTTCTCAATTCTTCACTTACCCATAAATATTTAATAAACAACCAATTACCATGTGTATTTCCTATTAGGCCGGCAACTGTGTTACCTTTTTCATCTTGTAGATAAACACCTAAATCCTTCGGATTTTTATCTTCTATTCTAGCAGAATTATATTCTAATAAACCTTGATAAACAATATCTTCATCTTGTTTCTTTATTTCATCAGTAACCTTGATCTCCATTTTGATTCAATATCTCCTTTATTAAAATTCAAACACACATTAATATATAATAATTTTTAATATACCAGTTGTCAAATTTCAACTATCTTTAAGGTAACTAAACAAAAAAAGAAGTGGGGCACTCATCCTCACTTCATAACAATTTCATGTAGTATTTTACAATATGCTTTCTATAATCCTATCAATGACATTATCCCATGGCCTAGATTCAACCACTTTTATCCCCAGCTTCTCACAGGTATTCACTAACCAAGCTCCATACTCGATACTGATATCTGATCTGAAATGTTGTAATTCGCCGCCCTCTCTGGCAAGATAATTCTGCAAAATTTGGTTTTTATCTGGTTCATTTATATATACAGATTTTACCTTTGAATTTTCAAAAGATGCCGTAAGTTCAGGGTGTATAAAATCGCCCTCAATAATGACCGGTACACCAGACTCAATATGGTTTTCAACAATTGCCTTAATTCCGGGAATCATTTCTTTACTTACGTCAATAAGCCACTTTACATTTCCACTTACACCAATATCCATCCAGTCTATGCCACTACTCCAACAATGAATTGCCGGAAGAATCTCTTTCGTCGTCATTGCCTTTACGGCTTGGCAAATATCATCCGCTTCCATGACATTCACTTTATATAAACGAGCAAGTTCATAAGCAGCACTTGATTTACCCATACCTGAAGCACCACCTATAAATAAAACTGTCCAATTTCTGTCTCTGTTCAATTTATCCACCCTTCTCCTTACCAGTTTTTAATAATTATGTATAATGAAAACAAACTATTCTATATTAATAGTTCCTGCTTTAGCTGCTAATAGTTTTGTCAGCAATATCGTAATCTTGAGCTTGTCATATAATCATTTAAGTCTCCATTTTTGCTTCAGCAAGTTTTCGATTACCTTCAAAGCAAAAAACCGCAGTTCAGATTTACCAAAACTTGCGGCATAAGTTAATTAAATATTTTAACGGCAAAGTATCCATAATCTATGCTCCTTTAATTTTAATTGCTTCGATACTTCTTCAGAACAGTTTTTGTTACCTCTTCAACTATATCTCGAATTAATAATTCATCAGGTGGATTATCATCTGTACTTCTTTCCAAATCCTTACCCTTCGGTACTCCTCCTGTATTGATTCCAAAATTTCGGCGGATTTCAACCAACTCTGAAATCTGCTTGGAGCTAAGTTCATTGGCTTTTCCGATTATATTTCCTGTGTACATTAATACTGTAGCATAGTATTCCAGCGACTCAAGGCGATGATATGCCTCAAATACATCCTTTCCCCAGGTTACAGCCCCATGATTTGCAAGAAGTACCGCATTGTAATCCCGGCAATAGGGTGCTATTGAATCAGGGACAGCCTGACTGCCAGGGGTGGCATAAGGAGCTATGGGAACAGTTCCCAAATTTACTACTGCTTCAGGCAATATAGCCCTGTCCAGTTCAATCCCCGCAATTGCAAAGGAAGTGGCCACCGGTGGATGTGCATGAGTTACAGCCATTACATCTGGATTTTCACTATATACTCGCAGGTGCATTTTTAATTCTGACGAAGGTTTTGTGGTTCCGGATATAACCTGTCCCTGTAAATCCACTTTCACCAGCATTTCCTCTGTCATATATCCTTTAGAAACACATGTAGGAGTTGTCAATATTTCGTTTTCGCCAATCTTAATACTTATGTTGCCATCATTGGAAGCTACAAAGCCTTTTAAATACA contains:
- a CDS encoding glycosyl hydrolase family 8 translates to MKKFFSCLLVLAMIVSIIPINIASAETGGYYATGNYRNIFVETGRTEAQVKDKLDTMFDKFFKGDTNNQRLFYETGNGEAYIRDTGNGDVRSEGMSYGMMICVQMDKQKEFDMLWKWARNHMYQTSGQFKGFFAWQCNYDGGIIDSTPASDGDEYFAMALLFAARRWGNGTGIFNYEAEAQTILDAMLHQSDDGVGYNMINKNANQVVFCPSAGNYDFTDPSYHLPAFYELWAMWGPERDRATWSKVAATSREFFKKSTHPTTGLNPDYANFDGSAKEVSWSSGHGDFRFDAWRVIQNACVDYAWWQKDSWPATTFAPKIQNFFKNQGLSSYGNQYTLSGSKLSSDHSPGLVAMNAVSALASDAATAKPFVDELWNTAVPSGQYRYYDGMLYMLGMLHVSGNFKIWGAPTAPEVTRGDINEDGTIDSVDFALLKSYLLGKTSTLPNLEAADTNGDGTVDAMDFAVLKQYLLGIIKTL
- a CDS encoding GNAT family N-acetyltransferase; its protein translation is MVAHNIETERLIIMPMTHSMVCTVLSGSTEEYEKLGVKFNGKWPLQDTLDILHFIKDRMKKNETDGFYVWMIVKKEDMTVIGDAGFKGAPNENGEIEIGFGFIKEEQQKGYGYEAASSLIEWASQKNKVKVIKADCLIDNIGSIKLLKKCGMIEINRDSELIYWENRVK
- a CDS encoding aminoglycoside 6-adenylyltransferase, producing the protein MRTEQEMFDLILDVAKADQRIRAVYMNGSRANPNIKKDKYQDYDIVYVVTETESFLIDKSWISVFGEIAMVQEPDSNDFGWGENRNYSRSYCWLMLFKDGNRIDLHIQIKEEMYKEYTTDSLTVPLLDKDNILPQIPPANDKGYWIQKPNKSKYDACCNEFWWCLNNVAKGIVRDQFSYAMRMYNEIVHKELDRMIEWYIGTKTEFSVSVGMWGKYFKMYLPKELYQLYTNTYSNYEMLWTAIFTACELFRTVASEVGKHFGYVYNQSDDDNMMKYLIKMKACELRQNC
- a CDS encoding class II aldolase/adducin family protein produces the protein MAKKNISKYLTHEEAAHAIVEIGKRMYLKGFVASNDGNISIKIGENEILTTPTCVSKGYMTEEMLVKVDLQGQVISGTTKPSSELKMHLRVYSENPDVMAVTHAHPPVATSFAIAGIELDRAILPEAVVNLGTVPIAPYATPGSQAVPDSIAPYCRDYNAVLLANHGAVTWGKDVFEAYHRLESLEYYATVLMYTGNIIGKANELSSKQISELVEIRRNFGINTGGVPKGKDLERSTDDNPPDELLIRDIVEEVTKTVLKKYRSN
- a CDS encoding GNAT family N-acetyltransferase; this translates as MEIKVTDEIKKQDEDIVYQGLLEYNSARIEDKNPKDLGVYLQDEKGNTVAGLIGNTHGNWLFIKYLWVSEELRRCNIGSNILNKAEQTARERGCKYSFLDTFSFQAPEFYKKHGYKEVFTLESFPITGSRYYFTKTL